A genome region from candidate division WOR-3 bacterium includes the following:
- the lspA gene encoding signal peptidase II — protein MKNRKFFFLTALLTFLIDYLTKLWARNYLINYPEGLNIIGDYLRFYLVFNPYAVFSISFRIEELHYILPIIGLIFVLIMGLKGEKKIQQVGFGLILGGAVGNVGERIIRGKVTDFIDMGIKELRWPTYNLADFFIVVGILLLLLIPRVRKKT, from the coding sequence TTGAAAAATAGAAAATTCTTCTTTCTTACTGCCCTTTTAACTTTCCTTATTGACTATTTAACAAAACTTTGGGCAAGAAATTATCTTATTAATTATCCGGAAGGGTTAAATATTATTGGTGATTATCTCAGATTCTATTTAGTTTTTAATCCTTACGCAGTTTTTTCCATTTCCTTTAGGATCGAAGAATTACACTATATCCTACCAATTATTGGTCTTATCTTTGTTTTAATTATGGGTTTAAAGGGGGAGAAAAAAATTCAACAGGTAGGTTTCGGATTAATTTTAGGTGGTGCTGTTGGTAATGTTGGCGAAAGGATAATTAGAGGCAAGGTTACCGATTTTATTGATATGGGAATAAAAGAACTCCGTTGGCCTACCTATAACCTTGCCGATTTTTTTATTGTGGTCGGCATCCTTCTTCTCCTTCTTATCCCTCGGGTCCGGAAGAAAACTTAG
- a CDS encoding restriction endonuclease yields the protein MFKDERIWKLLEELIEKRKEELTPKFDPTFENLYRFPEAEEILEKPPLTTVYLLEDLVRLGYLRKIFKEKLFLCPVCNSDELKYETFCPKCLSAYILKMKAIEHFCGYLGRLETYQDGKNLRCPKCLKELQIIDEDYKFYPAYYQCQECEEYFKEPKELWRCLKCGAKIEKENLKEVYLFSYQLKEEGISELKLKALPKDRIINFLKSQGYEVEERAKINGRSGAEHEIDILAIKKSGPLEHRIVVGFATAEEEVPAEEVIKLYAKAYDVNAADIILVALPKLSADALHFAKHYRIRVFEKEDLEKLENALLEK from the coding sequence ATGTTTAAAGATGAGCGGATATGGAAACTTTTGGAAGAATTGATTGAAAAAAGAAAAGAGGAATTGACACCAAAATTTGATCCAACCTTTGAAAATCTCTATCGTTTTCCAGAAGCCGAAGAGATTTTAGAGAAACCGCCGTTAACTACCGTTTATCTTCTTGAAGATTTGGTTCGTTTAGGTTATTTGAGAAAGATTTTTAAAGAAAAACTATTTCTCTGTCCGGTTTGTAATAGCGATGAATTGAAATATGAAACCTTTTGTCCGAAGTGTCTTTCAGCCTATATTTTAAAAATGAAAGCCATCGAACACTTTTGTGGGTATTTAGGAAGATTAGAAACCTATCAGGATGGAAAAAATCTCCGCTGTCCGAAATGTTTAAAAGAATTACAAATAATTGATGAAGATTACAAATTTTATCCAGCCTATTATCAATGCCAAGAGTGTGAGGAATATTTCAAAGAACCAAAGGAATTGTGGCGTTGTCTGAAATGTGGTGCGAAGATCGAGAAAGAGAATCTTAAAGAAGTCTATCTTTTTTCCTATCAACTGAAAGAAGAAGGAATAAGCGAACTCAAATTAAAGGCCTTACCTAAAGACCGGATAATAAACTTCCTCAAAAGTCAGGGATACGAAGTAGAAGAAAGAGCGAAAATAAATGGCCGGAGTGGTGCCGAACACGAAATTGATATTCTCGCCATCAAAAAGAGCGGTCCTTTAGAACATCGGATTGTGGTTGGTTTCGCTACCGCCGAGGAAGAGGTGCCGGCGGAAGAAGTTATCAAACTTTATGCTAAGGCTTATGATGTGAATGCTGCTGATATTATTTTGGTGGCCTTACCGAAATTATCGGCCGATGCCCTTCACTTTGCTAAACATTATCGGATAAGGGTCTTTGAAAAAGAGGATTTAGAAAAACTTGAAAACGCCCTCCTTGAAAAATAG
- the ybgF gene encoding tol-pal system protein YbgF: MGGRIIIYPLFIFLFFSCSSYKKFVHRQALIDTLNIRTKKMELENRKAIQELKADILLELSKINNRLEALENLLQETQQEIYKFRKRKGEEAPIPETTQEFKEREYDETKAEELYQLAYQDMIRGEYQQAIFSFNNFLQKYPNSELADNAQYWMGECYYALGDTERAITELAKVIADYPKGNKVPASLYKLGIIYLNKKNRNKAREYFQKLIKEYPNTNEAKLAQERLKEF, translated from the coding sequence ATGGGGGGTAGAATAATTATCTACCCCCTTTTTATTTTTCTCTTTTTTTCCTGTAGTAGTTATAAGAAATTTGTTCATCGTCAGGCATTGATTGATACCTTAAACATTAGAACCAAAAAGATGGAATTAGAAAATCGGAAAGCAATCCAAGAACTGAAAGCCGACATCCTTTTAGAACTCTCGAAGATTAATAACCGGTTAGAAGCATTAGAAAACCTTTTGCAGGAAACCCAACAAGAGATTTATAAATTTAGAAAAAGAAAAGGAGAAGAAGCACCGATACCCGAAACAACCCAAGAATTTAAAGAAAGGGAATATGATGAGACGAAAGCCGAAGAACTTTATCAACTGGCTTATCAAGATATGATTCGGGGCGAATATCAACAGGCAATTTTTTCTTTTAACAACTTCTTACAAAAATATCCCAATAGCGAACTGGCGGATAATGCTCAATATTGGATGGGCGAGTGTTATTATGCGTTGGGAGATACCGAAAGGGCAATAACAGAATTAGCGAAAGTAATCGCCGACTATCCCAAAGGAAATAAGGTACCGGCCAGTTTATATAAACTGGGCATAATTTATCTTAATAAAAAAAATAGAAACAAAGCCCGAGAATATTTCCAGAAATTAATCAAAGAATATCCCAATACAAACGAAGCAAAATTAGCCCAAGAAAGATTAAAGGAGTTTTAA
- a CDS encoding OmpA family protein: MKKIFALTLVALMFSLLFIGCPKKAVKEEVVPPPEEEEVETPPPPPEKPTLTLETIHFDFDKYDIRPGDAEILKRNAEILKQYPDVKIIIEGHCCPIGTNEYNLGLGQRRANAAKEYLVKLGISPDRIETISYGEERLITTDPKEYWKNRRCEFKVKE; encoded by the coding sequence ATGAAAAAGATATTTGCCTTAACATTAGTGGCTTTAATGTTTAGTTTATTATTTATTGGATGTCCGAAGAAGGCAGTAAAAGAAGAAGTGGTTCCGCCACCAGAAGAAGAAGAAGTAGAGACTCCGCCACCGCCACCAGAAAAGCCAACTTTGACATTAGAGACCATTCATTTTGACTTTGATAAATATGATATCAGACCGGGTGATGCCGAAATTCTAAAAAGAAATGCCGAAATCTTAAAACAATATCCGGATGTAAAAATCATTATCGAAGGTCATTGCTGTCCGATTGGTACCAATGAATACAATTTAGGTCTTGGCCAAAGAAGAGCAAATGCGGCAAAGGAATACCTTGTAAAACTAGGAATCTCTCCTGATCGAATAGAAACAATCAGTTATGGTGAAGAGCGGTTAATTACCACCGATCCGAAGGAATATTGGAAAAATCGAAGATGTGAATTTAAAGTAAAAGAATAA
- a CDS encoding WG repeat-containing protein, which translates to MREKWGYIDKTGRFVINPNFDNGGRFSEGLAGVRVGNKWGYIDEKGKFVIQPQFDRAWHFSEGLAAIEINFKWGFIDRSGKIVIEPKFEKAWHFQDSLAAVKYGEKWGFINRRGEFIIEPKFDFAWTFNEGLAAVEVENKWGFIDKEGNYLIEPQFDYAYIFSEGLAPIKINYRVGFINCAGEMVIKPQFSASRHFCEGLALVRVGEKWGFINHQGEFVINPQFYNAWDFSEGIAAVNISEKKERWGFIDKKGNFVINPTFDYAYSFAEGLALVAIKLEEKKRR; encoded by the coding sequence ATGAGAGAAAAATGGGGATATATTGATAAGACTGGCCGGTTTGTTATCAACCCCAATTTTGATAACGGCGGTCGGTTTTCGGAAGGTTTAGCTGGTGTTCGGGTTGGTAACAAATGGGGCTATATTGATGAAAAGGGAAAATTTGTTATTCAGCCGCAATTTGATCGGGCTTGGCATTTCTCGGAAGGGTTGGCAGCGATTGAAATCAACTTCAAATGGGGGTTTATTGATCGGAGTGGGAAAATAGTGATTGAACCAAAATTTGAAAAGGCTTGGCATTTTCAAGATTCCCTGGCAGCAGTAAAATATGGTGAGAAATGGGGATTTATTAATCGACGTGGAGAATTTATAATCGAACCGAAATTTGATTTTGCGTGGACTTTTAACGAAGGATTGGCAGCGGTAGAAGTGGAAAATAAATGGGGCTTTATTGATAAAGAAGGAAATTACCTTATCGAACCCCAGTTTGATTATGCCTATATTTTTAGCGAAGGTTTGGCACCAATAAAAATCAATTATCGGGTTGGCTTTATCAATTGCGCCGGCGAAATGGTTATCAAACCGCAGTTTAGTGCCTCCCGCCATTTTTGTGAAGGACTGGCATTGGTAAGAGTTGGTGAGAAATGGGGATTTATCAATCACCAAGGAGAATTCGTTATCAATCCCCAGTTTTATAATGCTTGGGATTTCAGCGAAGGGATAGCAGCAGTAAATATCAGTGAGAAAAAAGAAAGGTGGGGATTTATTGATAAGAAAGGGAATTTTGTTATCAACCCAACTTTTGATTATGCCTATTCTTTTGCCGAAGGTTTGGCATTAGTGGCAATAAAATTAGAAGAAAAGAAACGTAGATAA
- the mutL gene encoding DNA mismatch repair endonuclease MutL — translation MIEKLKEEVIKKIACGEVIFRPSSCVKELIENSLDAQSERIIIELKEGGKKLIKVIDDGIGMSKEDLFLSIERYSTSKLREIEDLKRIKTYGFRGEALSAIASCSLLRIESSQQDGEGYYIEVKDNRIVASGEIVRQRGTTVYVKELFYNYPVRRNFLKGSYQEFRLVSEVVKNYLLSNYAVSFQLKNDEKIIFNYPKANSLKERLMMVLGKETFDSLLEIYLENPHLTLYGFLSDPERIFLPAEIQVIFFNQRPVRSGVVRKAIYDGYGGTLVGKNPNFILFIDTSPEYLDINIHPTKEEVKFIDEKFLYDFICQGIREKLKIEKAIEYFELTQELATSEEKKESLLVEEERRLFWQLHNKYILTPIKSGFCIIDQHAASERVLFEKLLRSESLEKISQPLLFPLLLELKPEVFFVIQQLKEELNYLGLAIEIFGENTIAIKAIPVDTFFSKEDLKELLLEIYNNYKEIEKSTYEKRRELYAKLIACKGAIKANQRLNEREMEILVNQLFASENPYFCPHGRPTIIKMELTEIDKKFGR, via the coding sequence ATGATTGAGAAATTAAAAGAAGAAGTAATCAAAAAGATTGCCTGCGGAGAAGTTATCTTCCGACCATCTTCTTGCGTGAAGGAACTGATTGAAAACTCCTTGGATGCCCAAAGTGAAAGGATTATTATTGAACTGAAAGAGGGTGGTAAGAAATTAATCAAGGTGATTGACGATGGTATTGGGATGAGCAAAGAGGATTTATTTTTATCCATTGAAAGGTATTCCACCAGTAAATTAAGGGAGATTGAAGATTTAAAAAGAATTAAGACCTATGGTTTTCGAGGCGAAGCCTTATCAGCCATCGCCAGTTGCTCCCTTTTAAGAATTGAGAGCAGTCAGCAAGATGGCGAAGGTTACTACATTGAAGTGAAGGATAACCGAATTGTGGCCAGTGGGGAAATTGTCCGCCAACGGGGCACAACAGTATATGTCAAGGAACTTTTCTATAACTATCCGGTGCGAAGAAATTTCTTAAAAGGTAGTTATCAGGAATTTCGGCTGGTTAGCGAAGTGGTAAAGAATTATCTTTTAAGCAACTACGCAGTAAGTTTTCAATTAAAGAATGATGAGAAGATAATTTTCAACTATCCAAAGGCTAATTCTTTAAAGGAAAGGTTAATGATGGTTTTGGGCAAGGAGACCTTTGATAGTTTACTGGAGATCTATTTAGAAAATCCCCATCTCACTTTGTATGGTTTTCTTTCTGATCCTGAGCGGATATTTTTGCCGGCGGAAATTCAAGTAATCTTTTTCAACCAAAGACCGGTAAGAAGCGGCGTAGTAAGAAAGGCGATCTATGATGGTTATGGTGGTACTCTGGTGGGCAAAAATCCCAACTTTATTTTATTCATTGATACTTCACCGGAATATTTAGATATCAATATCCACCCAACAAAAGAAGAGGTAAAATTTATTGATGAAAAATTTCTTTATGATTTTATCTGTCAAGGGATAAGGGAGAAGTTAAAGATTGAGAAGGCAATTGAATATTTTGAACTTACCCAAGAGTTAGCAACCAGCGAAGAAAAGAAAGAAAGTTTATTAGTGGAAGAGGAAAGAAGGCTTTTCTGGCAACTACACAACAAATATATCCTCACACCGATAAAGAGTGGTTTTTGCATCATTGACCAGCATGCGGCTTCGGAGAGGGTACTTTTTGAGAAACTATTAAGGAGTGAAAGTTTAGAAAAGATTTCCCAGCCCTTACTTTTTCCCCTATTATTAGAATTAAAACCGGAGGTATTTTTTGTTATTCAACAATTGAAAGAAGAACTTAATTATTTAGGTTTAGCAATTGAAATTTTTGGTGAGAATACGATTGCGATTAAGGCGATACCGGTTGATACCTTTTTTAGTAAAGAAGATTTAAAAGAACTTCTTTTAGAAATTTATAATAATTATAAAGAGATTGAAAAATCCACTTATGAGAAAAGAAGGGAACTCTATGCCAAACTGATTGCCTGTAAAGGAGCGATTAAAGCCAATCAACGATTGAACGAACGGGAAATGGAAATATTGGTAAACCAACTTTTTGCTTCGGAAAACCCCTATTTTTGTCCGCACGGAAGACCAACGATAATCAAAATGGAACTTACTGAGATTGACAAAAAATTTGGTCGATAG